The genomic segment AGGAAGACCGTGATTTTGTGAGCAGTAGGCAGCCATGTCATATCCAAATGCCCCACCTCCGTACAATGATCGAGACCCACTGCATGAACCGGGTGCTTACCCTCAGCCAGGCGGGTACCCTCCACCAAGTGGTTACCCTCAGCCAGGCGGGTACCCACCCCCTGGTGCATATGGACAGCCAGCTGGATACTACCCTCAGCCTGGTGGGTACCCAGCACCTGCAGGATACCCTCAACCTGGTGGGTACCCAGAGCCTGGGCATAATGATCCTCCAAAGCCTGTAATGCCCATTTTACCTACAATCCCTCTAAACACAGGTAACTACTTCCTACTTATTTATCCCTTACCTTTCCTTGTGTGGCTTTCCATGGACTGACTCTTACATGACTCTTCCTATGTCTGTGCTACAGGGCAATTTACCTGTCCCTGCCACTGTTTAGGTTCTCTAATGTTTTTAATCCCCTCGTGTTCAGGTGATAACGAAATGTACAACACGGGTGACCGAGAGGGAGGAGATTTTGGTTCGTGGGATGACAAGACCGTGCGTCATGCCTTCATTCGGAGGGTGAGTTGTATGCACAGTGCACTTATTGGCGGAAAGATTCCAGATCTCATCTCAAGAGTGGTTCATTCAATATTGATATATAGCCATTTGTAAGACTACCCAGGGAGCCCTATAAGCGTAATTGTGTTCAGGCATATTCCTGGGAGCAGTCATAGTGGTTACTATCAGGCTATGTTAAACATTAATATAAGCCGCTTTCTTTGAGATCATCTTGAAAATGGGTATTCTGTCTTTTACATGTATAGCATAAGTTGTCCTCATGGCATGTTTTAGCACTGCAACTTCCAGTATAGAAAACTTAGATAGGCCTGTGGCTGCTATACTGGCTGCCCTTATACAAACCTATGGCTCACTCTTGGAGTGACCTGGTGCAGGTTCCCCCTGGCAGTTCCTTAAACATGAAATCTCTGCCTTTTACAGACAAGAGAACTATCTGCCATCTTCTCCCAGAGCATGTCTACACCTCTTTATTCCCCCAATTTGTTACAGACCCAACCTACAAATGGAGTTAACCCTTAACGGGTTACTTGAGTAAGATAAGGACAGAACCTATGCATGTGGGCATCACACTACAGTTACGTTTATATGCCCACATTAGTGACCCTCAGCGCTTTGAGAGGTGGGAAGTGTTGTAAGATCATAAATACAAGCCCAGAATTCCTCATCATGTTTCCATATTAATTTCTTTCAGGTTTACGCCATCATAGCTGTGCAGTTACTGGTCACTGTTGGCATCATTGCGATCTTCACTTACGTGTAAGCCTCATTCCACGCAAGATTAATGTTTGACTTAcaactgctgtctccatcttactgcTGTGTTTCATATCACAATCATTGCTGCTTAcagtatacatacacatatattttggttTGTGCTTCATTAAACTGAGGAGCCAATAACATGACACAGTATGGTAATATTATTAGAATGACTAAGAACTTGGTACTCCCAGAACAGTTTGTGCTCATGTCACTGAATGACTGGCAGGATTGCCAAGCACACGGCAAACTGTCTCAGCGTTGCTGGAATGCCCAGCACTAGGCCAAGACAGATTTCAAGTAATACTGTCATCTATACACTTCTCTTTAATTTCTATGCACTTCAGTTTAGTGCAgttacacagtaacatagtaagtcaggttgaaaaaagacacaagtccatcaagttcaaccttttatgtctagataaaatctgcctaactgctagttgatccagagaaaggccaaaaaaaccatctgaagcctctccaatttgcctcagagggtgaatacattccttcccgactccaagatggcaatcggaccagtccctggatcaactttgtactaagagctattttaaataaatgtaatttctcacttgctgaaaagccatccaacccccttTTAAAGCCATCTAATGCCAAtacgattcagggagagaattccacaatttcacagctctaactgtaaaaaaatGAACATTGGGATGGATGTCCTTCCCTGGTGATATCCTTCCTAGATGCTTGGCATCCAACTCATTTTCATGTTAATTCTACAAAATGTCTTAATCGCCTTGAAATGGTTCAGATGTGTGTGATTACTTCTTCCCACCTTGCTTCTGTACAGAGAGTCCCTTTCTATGCTTTGGGAAGCTGGGCTTGAGCTCACATGGGCTGTATTACTGTGCGTCTGTTTAATGGGGCCCCATACTCTCTCTCTTTGCAGGGAACCTGTCACCGCATTTATTCGAAGAACACCCGCAATTTACTATGCTTCATAGTGAGTATCTCTTATCCGGCTACAATCTTCTTCCATTACTGATTTTATATTAATGGGTCTAGAAGTAATAACTGCACTTTTCTTTGTAACAGCGCTGTGTTCTTTGTCACATACATCGTGCTTGTCTGCTGTGAGGGTCCCAGGTCAGTGCAATTAAAtctgttacagtatatacatacagtattttttttttttctttattaaactgGCATTGCTTATAAGGCTGTGTGCCTGTTAGGCTCTTGGCACAGACTGAGTGTGGTATCTTTGCCAGAAAGTGCCCTAGCCATTTGCTATGCACGCTTATGTAACTGGAAGCTGTTGCAATAGAGCATGCATTCGTTTTAAGACCGGATAAGCATCCCCCATTCCCCTCTAAAACAACTGTTTCAGACAATCTAATGGCAAGTTTTGTAAATAAAGGAAATGTGGAAATTGTTCTCTTGGCTTATATTTGCTGCCGGGTCCTATTGTCACTGAGTGATGTTGGGTAATCCACATGCCCCTGATCTACTTATGTAAAGAACCTCTTCCCACCCTGAATTAGCTAACAATCTCACATTCTCTTTCTTGGATGTGAACAAACTTGCTTATTGTTTGCAGCCTGCGTGTCCTGGGCTGAGTCATGCTGGTAAAAGAAGTGTCACCCCTTCTGGCGAGAAATAAAATAACCAGACGTACAAAAGGTTGCCCAGAACAATTTTCTTCTTTATAGAAAGAGATACTTTACTGCAGCAATGGGCAATGAGCAGCTTCTCCGGTGATGTGGAAATACTGCTGCCAgcaagatgctgggagttgttgtgcTGCAATGTCTTGCCCATGCCTGTTTCATGTGAGCTAATTGTGCTTCAAACTTGCAAAGCAACATCCACAAAATCTGAGTTTACACATTTCTTTGTGTTACACATGGCCAGAAGCATCTGTTCGTATAGGAGATGCAAATAGTGTTGCTCAGTCATGGGTCACCCAGATATTTCTTGACTATATATGATATATGACCTGGTTAAAGCATGATGGGAGCCTTAGTATAGACTTTGTTTCTCTCTAGCTCTCGCCTTGTGTATATGATATTTCTTTATAGATAGTCAGATGCTTATTGATCTTGTGTTATAAAATCAGCATTAAGGCTGGGACTCCATTAACAATATCTTGGAATGTCTGACTGTGCATTTTTCCTCCTCAGGAGGCGTTTTCCATGGAACATCATCCTGCTTAGTATATTTGTGAGTATTTATCCTTGTTGAATTATAACATATAGTGTAGAAGAGCTGTTTTTCGtgcagtgacgtcacaatggtGTGGGCTGTGGAATGTTGATCTTTGGCCAGGAAGAAGCCTTAGTCCAGCGCTTTCATGCAGTGAGACTGTAGAAGTAAAATTGACACTTATATAAGCAGTAATTATTTAGAAACTGAGTAAATCCACAGGTCTAACCAGTTCTACCACTGCCAGGCAGTGCAGCCGATATGTCGATCCAGATGTAGTTGTACTTTGCCTTGCAATGAACCCTattaaccaatcagcagcttcTGTTAGGGGAGAGAAAGCACTTTTCTGAATGACTGTATTGGGTTAAAACATGGGGTCATAGTCGCACCATGTCACTACATGAGCCTGTAGGTAATTTGTAGTTGTCCTCTCATTGTTTCCTATATTCATTTCTTCCCAGACACTTGCCATGTCCTTCATGGCTGGAACAATCGCAAGGTATGCTATTAAATTGAcactaataagaataataaaggtATGCTATAAAGCTGTTGTTTTACTATGGAAAACAGAATATAAGCATGTTATCATAAAGTTATATTCCTGCACTGCTAGAGCATTCATTGCCACAGAACTGGCCACTATTGTGTGGGAAATGGATCTTATCTGCTTCTTTCCTTCCTTGAGAATCAAGAAAGTTTACAGccagtattaaaggaaaaatctACCATAAGTTAAAACATATGTTCATTAACAGGTTTGCTTTCACCTTTATGTAAAGCGCACTGACATGTTAAGCAAGAGTTTTTCTATTTTCTCTAACATTCACAACAGGGTCACTTGAATttgaaccaattaacctgcctgtatttttTTAGGATATGGGAAGAACGCCTTGCCATGATCAAAATTGACCCCAGTGATGACTGcagaaccacccttttaaagatTTAACCCTTTGGTTCTGCACCACTCCAGTTAGGCATTCATGCTGCtaccttgttgctagggtcaaaatccCTAGTGACCAGGTTAGTGGTTTGAATGACACACTGAAAAAGACAGAGGGACATAGTATAATAATAACCCCAGACTTGCATTCAGTGCCatttcttgttgctagggtcagctCTCTAGAGGCAATAGTTGTGTCAATATGTGGTTTTCTGTCTACTGTAGTTTCTACAGCTCTAAAGCTGTCCTGATCAGCATGGGAATCACCGCCATTGTGACCATAATAGTCACTGTCTTCTGTTTCCAGACTAAGGTGAGTGATACAATGGCTCacaattgtaataaatatatatatatatatatatatatatatatatatatatatatatatatatatatatattatatatatatatattatatatatatatatatatatatatatatatatatatatatatatatatatatatatatatataaatatataatgtgggagttttctcccaaagtttccctcTTAAAGGGGAGGTTGACcccttaattaacttttagtatgttataaaatggctagtTTATTaaaagtaggctacaaatgtattgatattgtttctttttattattttctattcaggcctcttcctATTTATTGTAtagtaatttgtaccctagcaaccaaattgatgcgattgcaaaccggagagctgctgaatataaagcgaactaactcaaaaaccacaaattataaaaaatgaaaaccaattaccaattgtctcagaagattaactaaaagttagtttaaaggcaaacaatttaatcgattacttataaactgaaaaaatatatatttatatgtattgtgtgtgtgtgtgtgtgtgtttatatggtgtttgactatatatatatatatatatatatatatatatatatatatatatattatatatatatatattatatatatatatatatatatatatattgtaccgattttttttctattataaagcACTGATGGAAAATTTGTGCGGATTCCCCACCCATCCCTATAAACTTTGCAATTCGTTCACATTTAGATAATGTGCTctgtatacataatatataatatatacataatccCCTACCTACCCTCAACTGGAGCCTGTTAGGCTTTAAGATAATTTGACAATGACTAGCATAACAGGACATGAGAAAGGAAGTTAGCAAGTATATATTAATAGAAATAATATTGTTTGAATactcagcacaagtcctatttgAGTGTGCTCATATTGAAGAGGGGGaaatacttctcctttaagtactagggaaagggggaatcatttttatataGCACTTTATTCCCATGGGTCTCAAAGCAATTTACGGCAAGCAAGGCACCCATTATTGGTGTATTAAGTATGCGGGGCACCAGGACATTAAGTGTCTTATTCAGGATCACAAGAAGTCCCTAGGATGAGATCCCAcatcaaagtttttgtttttgagGCAAATACCCAGTTTGTACTGGTGAAGAGTAACAGaggattatatttaaatgtactgAAAACTGGAAATGCTGGTCCTTTAAAACCTAATTAGCAAGTTGGAGTGCAGTAGTGAGTCTGCACCATAAAGTGGGTGACTATGGTCTAATCTCATTAGGTTTTCTCTTTCTGTGGTAGGTGGATTTTACGTCCTGTGCAGGATTGTTTGCTGTTTTGGGAATCGTCATGTTTGTGACAGGAATCGTTACAGCCATCGTCTTGGCATTTAAATATGTAAGTGTGTCTCATAGCATGGGCAAGGCTCTGAATGAAACAAGAGGGAGGAGGAGGGCACACCCACTGCTGCTGGAAACAATGCGTAACTTTGCTTTAGGAGCGGCTGATGGCAGCGATGGGAAGGGGTGTGTAGAGTCAGATGAAGCAGAGAGAAGGGCTGTGGCTGCCGCCTGCAGAAGAGGAGTGGggggacttaaaggggaactaacagcCTAAAAGTTGCACACAAACTACTGGATGATTTAATCTCCTCAAATCGGGTTAccttttttcctaattttagACATATTAAATGCTGGGTGAAGGGACCAAACTAATCCATTTTTACTTGATGGGAACAAttcagccagtggtgtaactagatattaccccgcagcaaattgtttttcaggcccccaaaatgtctagaggttgaccggTTTTACCAATATTGAAATTATGCATGCATTAGAGCCTTGtgggacctagggttgccacctggccaatattttacaggcctgcccggtaaaaatgatggttgatcccaatgttattaatagggaaaaaagataaaatatataggaaggctggtattttttttccagaaaaggtggcaaccctacctatacctcctgccccccccctgcagctgcagggtctgcttcctctgtagatatGCACCTGAATTTAGCCATGTTGGAAACAGCTCAGTCATGCTTATGAAACCAGGGAAATCCCTAAATGACACACATTCCCTCAGCCTAATCATTGTGGAACACAAcctgtttgcagcaggaaaaaaaaccttttaaaggaGCAGTTAGGAATTCTGTAAATAATGGGAGATAAGTtttctctagagcagtgatccccaaccagtaactagtgagcaacatgttgctcctcaaccccttggattttgctctcaatggcatcaaagcaggatcttatttttgaattcctggcttggaggcaagttttcttaaaaaatgtactgccaaacagagcctcctgtaggctgccagtccacataggggctatcagtagccaatcacaacccttatttggcaccacccaggaacattttccatgcttgtgttgctccccaactctttttacatctgaatgttgctcacgggtgaaaaaggttgtggacccctgctctagaggtaTCCAGTGTATAGGTTAATGTATGAAATATGTCAGTTTGACTCATGATGTTTTATATTGGCATTGCTGTGGGGAAATGTACAGGGATATTCCTGTGATACGGTGAGGGCAGAATCAAATAGGCATTAAGTCTCTCAAAAATTGAATCGGATTGTTTTAAAGGACAATACCAAGGATTTGTTATTCCCTGAAAATAATTATTAGTCATTACATTCCATATACTAAAATAGATGTGGTAAACACTACTGTCAATAACTACTGGAGGATGCTTTATGTCGTCTAACAACCCCCCAGGCCCGGATTagatggcatgccgcccagctgcattctCACTTAGCACACGGGAGCCGCAGCTCCCCAGCGAGCAGCCGCATGTGCTCGCGCTGGTATCAGGCGCATGTAAAAGAGGTGGGCGATAGGACCTGCCGGCCTAGGGGCCCGAGTCACCGAAATCCGGCTCTGCCCCCCCATCTTTGTCTAAGGTGTGAATAGTGTTGTCGGTAAGAGGAATGGCTTCCCATACTCGCAAGGTATCTGTCTATATAGACAGGAAGGCAGCTGCTGAGAACAGTTCTGTCactaaaaagtaaaatttaaaaggaTTCCAGAAGTTCGGTCCTGTAGCCGTTTCTTTTCCGTTCTCCAACCGGTATAAATCTTATGAATCCAAATTCTGTGAAACACCGCTTCTCAAGGAAGCTCAGGAGAAGACggcaagaaaaatgaaaaaaatgttccaaaatatagtgtagtatgttttTATCTATTCACCACCTCTCTGTGTGAAccctacagtgctacgcaatatgttggcggtatataaatacatgttaataacccTCTATGATATTCAATCTCACATGAAACCCACTCCATTCAGCAGACCATGGTTACACGTTTTCTTAACTTTtagtgggtacttacaaacgtttcaAATGATTATATGACTGTCTGATACTTCACTCAGTGCTTGTATCCAGATTCCACTCCCAATTTGCTAGAAAAAATGTGCTTCATATagtgtaaaaaagtttttaataaattccaagtAAGTTTAAAATGACACTCATATAAAATCAAGCAGATTGGCGCTTATCAGTCCGAATACAGCGCACCGGGTAATAGAACCTGGAAAAGACTGAAAGCGCCAATCTACACCATATTAAGTGCGTTTTTCCTAGCAAATCCAAAGTGGAATCTGGATACAAGCATTGAGTGAATTATCAGACAGAATTATCAGATATAATCATCtgaaacgtttgtaagtacctaCCTAGTTAAGAAAACATTTAACCGTGGTCTGCTGAATGAAGGAGTGGGTTTCACATGCAATTGAATATCATAGAGTGATCACACAGAGAGGTGATGAGAACAGTTCTGTGTTTACAAGATAAATTACATAGAGCCTTGGAACAAAATGGTGTCTGTAGTTTAAGATGTTATTAGTGACATCTGCTGGCCACTCATGTTTGCACATGGGATAATGTGGCATTTTGTGGGGATGAAGCagttaatttaatgtatttgtgtTCTAGGTGTATTGGCTGCACATGCTGTATGCTGCACTCGGAGCAATCGTCTTCACTCTGGTTAgtacattttgtgtgtgtgtgtgtggggaggagggggtcagACGCTGTGTATAATTTATACTTGTACATATTGTATGTAAAATTGAAATAAGACTTGGTTCTAACTAAGTCAAAGGATAAAATGAGTCTTCAGTATGTTTCACATCTTAGGTTGTTTATCTGTAATATAGCTATCATATCTATGGAATAATGTCccctctactgtaaataataagtatattagaagtcaatgaggagttctgtaaccatataaaggcacaaggcacaaggctgagtaatacagggactctgaatatcactcatatattataggggataatgtacctcctattgtaaattataaggatattagaagtcactgaggagttctgtgaccatataaaggcacaaggatgcaggctgagttatactgtgaactcggagtatcactcatgtattataatgtattataagATAATTTATATGCTATGGGGAAAACACAACACCAGTCTGGGCCTAGATATCCCCTGACTCCTTGTTTGCCTTTCCTTCCCACAGTTTCTTGCGTTTGACACACAACTGGTGCTTGGAAATCGGAAACACACCATCAGCCCAGAGGAGTATGTCTATGGTGCCCTGAAAATTTACACCGACATTGTGTACATCTTCCTGAACCTGCTGCAGATTGTGGGCAGCCGGACGTAGATGGGAGCACATTCCTTATAAATAATAACAACCACTCCCTCCCTCATCCGTCTCTCTTATGAATAATGCCTCCCCCTCTACCTCTGTATAAAGAGTCCACCTTTGTCTCAGCTGAGGCATTTGATATCTT from the Xenopus laevis strain J_2021 chromosome 9_10L, Xenopus_laevis_v10.1, whole genome shotgun sequence genome contains:
- the tmbim1.L gene encoding uncharacterized protein LOC100101281 isoform X1 produces the protein MSYPNAPPPYNDRDPLHEPGAYPQPGGYPPPSGYPQPGGYPPPGAYGQPAGYYPQPGGYPAPAGYPQPGGYPEPGHNDPPKPVMPILPTIPLNTGDNEMYNTGDREGGDFGSWDDKTVRHAFIRRVYAIIAVQLLVTVGIIAIFTYVEPVTAFIRRTPAIYYASYAVFFVTYIVLVCCEGPRRRFPWNIILLSIFTLAMSFMAGTIASFYSSKAVLISMGITAIVTIIVTVFCFQTKVDFTSCAGLFAVLGIVMFVTGIVTAIVLAFKYVYWLHMLYAALGAIVFTLFLAFDTQLVLGNRKHTISPEEYVYGALKIYTDIVYIFLNLLQIVGSRT